Proteins co-encoded in one Candidatus Kapaibacterium sp. genomic window:
- the pruA gene encoding L-glutamate gamma-semialdehyde dehydrogenase, producing the protein MALRLKRFQNEPRLDFSNPEVARKQRQAIERVRKQFGQEYPNLIGGKEVYNNREKLRSINPAHPDEVVGLFQRATQRDAENALNAAWRAFEEWKRVPAEERVRYLLQAAKEMRRRRLELNAWMICEVGKNYAEADADTCEAIDFLEYYAREALRYAQPQPVTPVPGERNEYFYIPLGAGVIIPPWNFPLAILTGMTAAAIVTGNTVVVKPSSESPMMGWLLADIFRSVGLPDGVLNLVVGSGSEIGDFLVSHPRTRFIAFTGSMEVGLRIHELASKPQPGQIWIKRTILEMGGKDAIIVDSEADLDAAVAGVIVSAYGYQGQKCSACSRAIVDKTVYSAFLTKLKQAVRELSIGDPAENYDVGPVISARAKESILYYINVGRTEGKLLVGGNPIGDLDGYYIEPTVFADVPPRARIAQEEIFGPVLAVIKANGFEDALRIANGTIYGLTGSVYSRNPEKLRQAREEFYVGNLYFNRKCTGALVGGHPFGGFNMSGTDSKAGGPDYLLLFLQGKSVSEKIV; encoded by the coding sequence ATGGCACTCCGGTTGAAACGCTTCCAAAACGAACCCCGCCTGGACTTCAGCAATCCGGAAGTTGCTCGCAAACAGCGGCAAGCAATTGAGCGAGTTCGGAAGCAGTTTGGACAGGAGTACCCCAACCTCATCGGTGGCAAAGAGGTCTACAACAACCGTGAGAAGCTGCGCTCTATCAATCCGGCCCATCCAGATGAAGTCGTTGGGCTTTTCCAACGGGCCACCCAACGCGATGCCGAGAATGCACTCAACGCTGCTTGGCGTGCCTTCGAGGAGTGGAAGCGAGTTCCTGCCGAAGAGCGCGTCCGCTACCTACTGCAAGCTGCAAAGGAGATGCGGCGCCGCCGCCTTGAACTGAATGCCTGGATGATCTGTGAGGTCGGTAAAAACTACGCTGAAGCAGATGCCGATACCTGCGAAGCGATCGACTTCCTGGAGTACTACGCTCGTGAGGCTCTTCGGTATGCGCAACCACAGCCTGTAACCCCCGTCCCTGGTGAGCGCAACGAGTACTTCTACATTCCCCTTGGAGCTGGCGTCATCATCCCTCCATGGAACTTCCCGCTGGCGATTCTGACTGGGATGACAGCGGCAGCTATTGTCACCGGCAATACTGTCGTTGTCAAGCCCTCCTCAGAATCCCCAATGATGGGATGGTTGTTAGCAGACATCTTTCGAAGCGTCGGTCTCCCAGATGGTGTACTCAACCTCGTTGTCGGCAGTGGCAGTGAAATCGGGGACTTCCTCGTCTCGCACCCTCGCACCCGCTTCATTGCTTTCACCGGCTCGATGGAGGTAGGCCTCCGCATCCATGAGCTAGCTTCCAAACCGCAGCCAGGCCAGATTTGGATTAAGCGCACCATCTTGGAGATGGGCGGGAAAGATGCTATCATCGTCGACTCCGAGGCCGATTTAGATGCGGCCGTTGCTGGGGTCATCGTCTCGGCTTACGGCTACCAAGGACAGAAGTGCTCTGCATGCTCCCGAGCTATTGTTGACAAGACAGTCTACTCTGCTTTCTTGACTAAGCTCAAGCAGGCCGTCAGGGAGCTCTCCATTGGTGATCCTGCCGAGAACTACGACGTAGGACCTGTCATCTCTGCCCGTGCCAAAGAGAGCATCCTCTACTACATCAACGTCGGGCGTACTGAAGGAAAGCTCCTCGTTGGCGGGAACCCTATCGGGGACTTGGATGGCTACTACATCGAGCCGACCGTCTTCGCCGACGTCCCACCGAGGGCACGCATTGCACAGGAAGAAATCTTCGGACCTGTACTGGCAGTCATCAAGGCAAATGGCTTCGAAGATGCCCTCCGGATCGCTAACGGCACCATCTATGGTCTGACAGGCTCCGTTTACTCCCGAAATCCAGAGAAGCTGCGGCAGGCACGAGAAGAGTTCTACGTTGGCAACCTCTACTTCAACCGCAAGTGTACTGGGGCCCTGGTTGGCGGCCATCCCTTCGGAGGTTTCAACATGAGCGGCACTGACTCTAAAGCAGGCGGCCCCGACTACCTGCTCCTCTTCCTCCAGGGGAAGAGCGTCAGCGAAAAGATCGTTTAA
- a CDS encoding ATP-binding protein — protein MQRLQHWLLPIGLPLVALLAAGELGILFYKRNLEAELRRNGDDIIAIAAYRDSVQLQPGRAFFHQHALRERLSSDRSSPYRGISSFMDSLGLWDTPTFLHRCRTELAILGAHQSRLVDSINRADTLQFLLLGVIFIVTLSLFPLLAAYRSNLQRHAQLLTKLQESEARYRDLVEHVPDLIQSVAADGRFVYVNRYWRQVMGYGEEEIRQLRIWDILRPDQIPKCQDLFRRVFQDRVLFNVETVFVTKQGEPLYVSGNVTVLPDPVTGELVTRALFRDITEQCRQVEQLQRQEAIANTVSRIAQQLLATLHPEAIAPTVLAQLGDVLNVDTIYMVALPEGTPHVVAVWSREKELEQTIRATFSPPCWENCQPLRDRLSAIAVVEATAEELSSAPAFQQCHRPVQSLLWVPITRQGHLWGLIGTEDWRTVRSWLPTERTALESTAASLLSAFDRASAYQQLQRFAEDLLEARNALEVYAQELRQANEELQERNAEKDRIMSIISHDLRSPLGGIRGLAELLQGEDAENPRVVREFAQLIGDTVNHLLSLVNDLLEVARIESGRLRLSASATDLRELVHSAVRVLDGLARSKEIALYVECPESPVIATVDAPKIAQVINNLLSNAIKFTPRGGRVILTLHQQAQGVKLVVEDTGIGIPPEHMPHLFEKLGPHQRPGTDGEKGTGLGMPIIKHLVELHGGSITVESTVGVGTRITVYLPSCPPVVAEEAPFSHHCSDLPSVNDSLLSKQSSRRGSCMDMFRL, from the coding sequence ATGCAACGCCTTCAACACTGGCTGTTACCTATTGGTTTGCCTTTAGTCGCTCTACTGGCAGCCGGTGAGCTTGGGATTCTCTTCTACAAGCGGAACCTTGAGGCCGAGCTGCGCCGTAATGGGGACGACATAATCGCTATCGCTGCCTACCGCGACTCTGTGCAGCTGCAGCCAGGACGAGCCTTCTTCCATCAACACGCACTTCGAGAGCGCTTATCCTCGGACCGTTCCTCCCCTTACCGAGGAATTTCCTCGTTCATGGACTCTCTGGGGCTTTGGGATACCCCAACCTTCTTGCACCGCTGCCGCACTGAATTGGCAATTCTAGGGGCCCACCAGTCACGGCTGGTGGACTCTATCAACCGTGCAGACACGCTACAGTTCTTGCTGTTAGGAGTGATCTTCATCGTGACCCTCTCCCTCTTCCCTCTCCTTGCAGCCTACCGCAGCAATCTTCAGCGTCACGCTCAGCTCCTTACCAAGCTCCAAGAGAGCGAAGCCCGATACCGTGACCTCGTGGAGCATGTTCCTGATCTGATCCAGTCTGTAGCTGCTGATGGGCGCTTTGTCTACGTTAATCGCTACTGGCGCCAGGTCATGGGGTATGGCGAGGAGGAAATTCGACAGCTTCGCATCTGGGACATTCTCCGCCCCGACCAAATCCCTAAATGCCAGGACCTCTTCCGACGTGTCTTCCAGGATAGAGTGTTGTTCAACGTGGAGACAGTGTTCGTCACCAAGCAAGGAGAACCGCTCTACGTGAGTGGGAACGTTACCGTTCTCCCTGACCCCGTTACTGGCGAACTTGTCACTCGAGCTCTCTTTCGGGACATCACGGAGCAGTGCCGCCAAGTAGAACAGCTCCAACGGCAGGAGGCAATTGCTAACACTGTCTCCCGAATAGCGCAGCAACTCCTTGCCACGCTTCACCCCGAGGCAATCGCCCCTACGGTCCTTGCCCAGCTCGGCGATGTTCTCAACGTTGACACTATCTACATGGTCGCGCTTCCAGAGGGGACCCCGCATGTTGTAGCCGTATGGAGTCGAGAGAAAGAGCTAGAGCAAACGATTCGCGCAACCTTTTCTCCACCCTGCTGGGAGAACTGTCAGCCCCTGCGGGACCGCCTCAGCGCGATCGCTGTCGTTGAGGCAACGGCAGAGGAGCTCTCTTCGGCTCCCGCTTTCCAACAGTGCCACCGGCCAGTGCAATCCCTGCTGTGGGTCCCAATTACCCGCCAGGGGCACCTCTGGGGCCTCATCGGCACCGAAGATTGGCGCACAGTTCGATCATGGCTGCCCACAGAACGCACGGCTCTGGAAAGCACTGCGGCAAGTTTGCTCTCCGCCTTCGATCGTGCCTCTGCTTACCAGCAGCTCCAACGCTTTGCCGAAGACCTCTTGGAGGCCCGGAACGCGCTGGAAGTCTATGCCCAGGAACTCCGCCAAGCCAACGAGGAGCTCCAAGAGCGCAACGCGGAAAAGGACCGCATTATGTCCATCATTTCCCACGATCTGCGCTCACCGCTGGGAGGAATTCGAGGATTAGCAGAACTGCTCCAAGGTGAGGATGCTGAGAATCCACGGGTGGTACGGGAATTCGCTCAACTGATCGGCGACACGGTCAACCACCTTCTCAGCCTTGTCAACGACCTGCTGGAAGTTGCCCGAATCGAGTCCGGCAGACTTCGGCTATCGGCGTCTGCAACTGACCTCCGCGAGCTTGTCCACTCTGCTGTCCGAGTTCTGGACGGATTAGCACGTTCAAAGGAGATAGCACTCTACGTTGAGTGTCCGGAGTCCCCCGTTATCGCTACCGTAGACGCCCCGAAAATAGCCCAGGTCATCAACAATCTCCTTAGCAACGCGATCAAGTTCACTCCTCGCGGTGGACGCGTCATACTTACCCTCCATCAACAGGCGCAGGGTGTGAAGCTTGTCGTTGAGGATACCGGGATCGGGATTCCTCCAGAACATATGCCCCACCTCTTCGAGAAACTCGGACCCCATCAGCGCCCTGGAACTGATGGCGAGAAAGGGACTGGCTTAGGGATGCCCATCATCAAGCACCTCGTCGAACTCCACGGCGGCAGTATCACCGTAGAGAGCACTGTCGGAGTCGGCACACGCATCACAGTCTATCTCCCCTCCTGTCCTCCGGTGGTGGCAGAGGAGGCCCCCTTCTCCCACCATTGTTCCGATCTCCCTTCAGTAAACGACTCCCTCCTCTCGAAGCAGAGTTCTCGAAGGGGCTCATGCATGGACATGTTCCGGCTCTAA